The following coding sequences are from one Candidatus Methylomirabilota bacterium window:
- the dtd gene encoding D-aminoacyl-tRNA deacylase, whose amino-acid sequence MRALLQRVIEASVEADDQVIGRIDRGLVTLLGVAAGDGPQDSRYLADKILHLRIFDDGRGKMGDSLLTSGGACLLVSEFTLLADTRRGRRPDFLGAAPPDLAAPLVRDVAERVRAGGVPVVEGRFGARMLVRLANAGPVSILLDSRERA is encoded by the coding sequence ATGCGGGCCCTGCTCCAGCGCGTGATCGAAGCCTCGGTCGAGGCCGATGATCAGGTGATCGGCAGAATCGACCGGGGCCTGGTCACCCTGCTGGGGGTCGCGGCCGGAGACGGTCCCCAGGACAGCCGGTACCTCGCCGACAAGATTCTCCACCTGCGTATCTTCGACGACGGCCGGGGCAAAATGGGCGACTCGCTCCTGACGAGCGGCGGCGCCTGTCTGCTGGTCTCCGAGTTCACCCTGCTCGCCGATACGCGGCGAGGGCGGCGGCCCGACTTTCTGGGTGCGGCGCCTCCCGACCTGGCGGCGCCGCTCGTGCGCGACGTCGCGGAGCGGGTGCGGGCCGGCGGCGTGCCGGTCGTGGAGGGCCGGTTCGGCGCGCGCATGCTCGTCCGTCTCGCCAACGCCGGCCCGGTCAGCATCCTGCTGGACTCTCGCGAGCGGGCATGA
- the uvrC gene encoding excinuclease ABC subunit UvrC, with protein MLPEHLDEKLERLPDRPGVYLYKDGKAQVVYIGKAASLRARVRSYFQASRTRDAKTDALVEQIADLEYIVTANELEALILESNLVKRHRPRYNIILRDDKHYPFLKLTSSEDFPRLMVARRIAKDGATYYGPFYPATALRETLRLVRQLFPLRTCSIKIDGTAERPCLQYYIHRCNAPCTGWETRDGYTRTVEDVQAFLEGREDDLALRLTREMEAAAAEEKYERAAILRDQIQALHKVRESQKIISTEQEDQDLLGLARQGSEACVQVFFIRKGRLLGRESFFFDRLLGADDGEVLSAFVRQFYAKNVAPPRELLLSTAVPEAELVEAWLTQRRGGRVELLVPQRGRKRELVAMAEENAALALQTHLLSRDSRRQVVMEDLQRALSLPGLPHRIEGFDISNIQGTEAVGSMVVWEAGAMKKDDYKRFRIKTVPGADDYAMMAEVLRRRYARALEETTVLPDLVLLDGGRGQLNVGIRVLEELGLDFLPLVALAKREEEVYHPESLHPLVLDPASPALHTLQKVRDEAHRFAITYHQKLRQKRTLTSVLDQIPGVGPTLRTNLLRHLGSARKVREASVAELASVPKVTPKLAQRIHEFFHPKLATTPVQVEEAPVGPEPASTPMGSRPPAEDPAKGLDSAAPA; from the coding sequence GTGCTCCCCGAACACCTCGACGAGAAGCTCGAGCGCCTGCCCGACCGGCCGGGGGTCTACCTCTACAAGGATGGCAAGGCCCAGGTGGTCTACATCGGGAAGGCCGCGTCCTTGCGGGCGCGGGTGCGCTCGTACTTCCAGGCCTCCCGGACCCGGGACGCCAAGACCGACGCCCTCGTCGAGCAGATCGCCGACCTCGAGTACATCGTCACGGCCAACGAGCTCGAGGCGCTCATCCTCGAGTCGAACCTGGTCAAGCGGCACCGGCCCCGGTACAACATCATCCTCCGGGACGACAAGCACTACCCGTTCCTCAAGCTGACGAGCAGCGAGGACTTCCCGCGCCTCATGGTGGCCCGGCGCATCGCCAAGGACGGGGCCACCTATTACGGCCCGTTCTACCCGGCCACGGCGCTCCGCGAGACGCTGCGGCTGGTGCGCCAGCTCTTTCCGCTGCGCACGTGCTCGATCAAGATCGACGGGACGGCCGAGCGGCCGTGCCTCCAGTACTACATCCACCGCTGCAACGCGCCCTGCACCGGGTGGGAGACCCGGGACGGCTATACCCGCACCGTCGAGGACGTGCAGGCCTTCCTGGAAGGGCGCGAGGACGACCTGGCGCTCCGGCTCACGCGTGAGATGGAGGCGGCCGCCGCCGAGGAGAAGTACGAGCGGGCGGCCATCCTGCGGGATCAGATCCAGGCCCTGCACAAGGTGCGAGAGTCGCAGAAGATCATCTCCACGGAGCAGGAGGATCAGGACCTCCTGGGCCTGGCCCGCCAGGGCTCGGAGGCGTGTGTCCAGGTCTTCTTCATCCGGAAGGGCCGCCTGCTGGGGCGGGAGTCCTTCTTCTTCGACCGTCTGCTGGGGGCGGACGACGGCGAGGTGCTGTCGGCCTTCGTGCGGCAGTTCTACGCGAAGAACGTGGCCCCGCCGCGCGAGCTCCTGCTCTCGACCGCGGTTCCGGAGGCGGAGCTGGTCGAGGCGTGGCTCACGCAGCGCCGGGGTGGTCGGGTGGAGCTCCTGGTGCCGCAGCGGGGGCGGAAGCGCGAACTGGTGGCGATGGCCGAGGAGAACGCGGCGCTTGCCCTCCAGACCCATCTCCTCTCGCGCGACAGCCGCCGGCAGGTCGTGATGGAGGATCTGCAGCGCGCCCTGAGCCTGCCGGGCCTGCCCCACCGGATCGAGGGGTTCGACATCTCGAACATCCAGGGCACCGAGGCGGTGGGGTCGATGGTCGTATGGGAAGCCGGCGCCATGAAGAAGGACGACTACAAGCGCTTTCGGATCAAGACGGTCCCCGGCGCCGACGACTACGCGATGATGGCCGAGGTCCTTCGCCGCCGGTACGCTCGGGCGCTGGAGGAGACCACCGTGCTGCCGGACCTCGTCCTGCTGGACGGGGGGCGTGGCCAGCTCAACGTGGGCATCCGGGTCCTGGAGGAGCTCGGTCTGGACTTCCTGCCGCTGGTGGCGCTGGCCAAGCGCGAGGAGGAGGTCTACCATCCCGAGAGCCTCCACCCCCTCGTCCTGGATCCGGCCTCCCCGGCGCTCCACACCCTGCAGAAGGTCCGGGACGAGGCGCACCGCTTCGCGATCACCTATCACCAGAAGCTCCGTCAGAAGCGGACGCTCACGTCCGTCCTCGACCAGATCCCCGGCGTGGGCCCGACGCTCCGCACGAACCTGCTCCGCCACCTCGGCTCGGCCCGGAAGGTGCGGGAGGCCTCCGTCGCCGAGCTCGCCTCGGTCCCGAAGGTCACGCCGAAGCTCGCCCAGCGCATCCACGAGTTCTTCCACCCGAAGCTCGCGACCACGCCCGTCCAGGTCGAGGAGGCGCCGGTCGGCCCGGAACCGGCGTCGACGCCGATGGGTTCGCGGCCTCCGGCGGAAGATCCCGCGAAAGGCCTTGACAGCGCGGCGCCGGCATAG
- the rpsT gene encoding 30S ribosomal protein S20, translating to MANTRSAEKRMRQGEKRRVRNAAVRSGVRSAVKSVRTSLAGASVDEARAGLARTIRLLDKAVTKGILHPNAAARKKSRLARQLNALAGR from the coding sequence ATGGCCAATACCCGATCAGCCGAGAAGCGCATGCGACAGGGCGAGAAGCGGCGCGTTCGCAACGCCGCGGTCCGCTCCGGCGTGCGCAGCGCCGTCAAGAGCGTCCGCACCTCGCTGGCCGGCGCCTCCGTCGACGAGGCCCGGGCCGGCCTCGCCCGGACGATCCGGCTCCTCGACAAGGCGGTGACGAAAGGCATCCTCCACCCGAACGCGGCCGCCCGCAAGAAGTCGCGCCTCGCCCGCCAGCTGAACGCGCTCGCCGGCCGCTGA
- the murJ gene encoding murein biosynthesis integral membrane protein MurJ, whose amino-acid sequence MSRHEDGLTEAIPADGQRGAERGVVRAAAVVGGATLVSRVLGFLRDLVVAQAFGAGPATDAFFVAFRLPNLLRRLVGEGALSSAFIPVFTEYLTTRPRGELERMYRAVAGGMVVVLATLTLLGVLGAPLLVRVMAPGFFADPAVGALTVRLTRVMFPYLFFVGLGALAMGMLQVHRHFLLPALAPVMLNLSIIGAVFGVAPHLREPVFGLAIGVLVGGAGQLLIQLPALARRGLLVTPTADVRHPAVARIVRLMAPVAVGQSASQLNILVDTIIASFLVGGSVSYLYYADRLVEFPLGVFGIAIATAVLPTLSEQAATGNREALRSTLSFALRLAAFITLPAAVGLFVLRVPLVRVLYQRGYFGPEETAGTAWALGFYTVGLVGFASAKIGAQAFYALGDTRTPVKVAIGAMVMNSLLAIGLAFPLRHGGLALATSCSAMANALALAWLLRRRLGAGPVPGARAGWLRIAAASGALASALVLASAVWPPPPNRVQEAVWLAGMIAGGIVVYGAAHVGLGSEEVDFARRAVARRLGRSRLP is encoded by the coding sequence ATGTCAAGGCACGAGGACGGCCTGACCGAGGCGATTCCCGCCGACGGGCAGCGAGGGGCGGAGCGCGGAGTCGTCCGCGCGGCCGCCGTGGTCGGCGGCGCGACGCTGGTGAGCCGGGTGCTCGGCTTCCTGCGCGACCTGGTCGTCGCCCAGGCCTTCGGCGCCGGCCCGGCCACCGACGCCTTCTTCGTGGCCTTCCGGCTCCCGAACCTCCTCCGGCGGCTCGTGGGCGAGGGGGCCCTGTCCTCCGCGTTCATCCCGGTCTTCACGGAGTACCTGACGACGCGGCCCCGCGGCGAGCTCGAGCGGATGTATCGCGCGGTCGCCGGGGGCATGGTGGTCGTGCTGGCCACGCTCACCCTGCTGGGCGTGCTCGGGGCCCCGCTCCTCGTCCGGGTCATGGCCCCGGGGTTCTTCGCCGACCCGGCGGTGGGAGCGCTCACCGTGCGGCTCACGCGCGTCATGTTCCCGTATCTCTTCTTCGTGGGCCTCGGCGCCCTGGCCATGGGCATGCTCCAGGTTCACCGGCACTTCCTGCTGCCCGCCCTGGCGCCGGTCATGCTGAACCTCTCGATCATCGGCGCCGTGTTCGGCGTGGCGCCCCACCTCCGGGAGCCCGTGTTCGGGCTGGCCATCGGGGTGCTGGTGGGCGGCGCCGGGCAGCTCCTCATCCAGCTCCCGGCCCTCGCGCGGCGCGGACTCCTGGTGACGCCGACCGCGGACGTCCGCCACCCCGCCGTCGCCCGGATCGTGCGGCTGATGGCGCCGGTCGCGGTGGGGCAGTCGGCGTCCCAGCTCAACATCCTGGTCGATACGATCATCGCCTCGTTCCTGGTCGGCGGGAGCGTCTCGTATCTCTACTACGCCGACCGCCTCGTCGAGTTTCCGCTGGGGGTCTTCGGGATCGCCATCGCCACGGCCGTGCTGCCCACCCTGTCGGAGCAAGCCGCCACCGGGAATCGGGAGGCGCTGCGGAGCACGCTGTCGTTTGCCTTGCGCCTGGCGGCGTTCATCACGCTGCCGGCCGCCGTCGGGCTGTTCGTCCTCCGGGTGCCGCTGGTGCGGGTCCTCTACCAGCGCGGCTACTTCGGCCCCGAGGAAACGGCGGGGACCGCCTGGGCGCTCGGCTTCTACACCGTGGGCCTCGTCGGCTTCGCCAGCGCCAAGATCGGCGCCCAGGCCTTCTACGCCCTCGGCGACACGCGGACGCCGGTCAAGGTCGCCATCGGGGCCATGGTGATGAACAGCCTCCTGGCCATCGGGCTCGCGTTCCCGCTGCGCCACGGCGGCCTGGCCCTGGCCACCTCCTGCTCGGCGATGGCCAACGCGCTGGCCCTGGCCTGGCTCTTGCGCCGGCGCCTCGGCGCCGGGCCGGTTCCGGGAGCCCGCGCGGGCTGGCTGCGGATCGCCGCGGCGTCGGGCGCGCTGGCCTCGGCCCTGGTGCTGGCGTCGGCGGTCTGGCCTCCGCCGCCGAACCGGGTCCAGGAGGCGGTATGGCTGGCCGGCATGATCGCCGGGGGCATCGTGGTCTACGGCGCCGCCCACGTCGGCCTCGGCTCGGAGGAGGTGGATTTCGCCCGGCGCGCAGTGGCGCGGCGCCTGGGGAGGAGTCGCTTGCCTTGA
- a CDS encoding tyrosine recombinase, with the protein MDEYLQGLRVEEGASPLTVSAYRRDLRRLAAFLASRRRSLQTARSADVEAHLGALHAAGLGPRSVARQVAAIRGFYRFARVAGHIAEDPAGLLEAPRPPRRLPRALSRDDARVLVEAAGDETPAGLRDRALLELLYGCGLRASEVVGLKPSDLDLHGQFVVCHGKGSRQRLVPVGGAARRAIQGYLERGRPRLVRGGNPGALFLNHRGRPLSRQGLWVIVRRHASRVGLPQAFPHALRHSFASHLLLGGADLRSVQALLGHADIGTTEIYTHLPTDAVRQMYRRFHPRAE; encoded by the coding sequence GTGGACGAGTACCTCCAAGGCCTCCGCGTGGAGGAGGGGGCGTCGCCCCTCACCGTGAGCGCGTACCGGCGAGACCTGCGCCGGCTCGCCGCCTTCCTCGCCTCTCGCCGCCGCTCCCTCCAGACCGCCCGTTCCGCCGACGTCGAAGCCCATCTCGGCGCCCTTCACGCCGCCGGACTCGGTCCGCGGAGCGTCGCCCGCCAGGTGGCGGCGATCCGCGGTTTCTACCGCTTCGCCCGCGTGGCGGGACACATCGCCGAGGATCCGGCGGGGCTCCTCGAGGCTCCGCGGCCTCCACGGCGGCTCCCGCGCGCGCTCTCGCGGGACGACGCCCGAGTGCTCGTCGAGGCGGCCGGGGACGAGACTCCCGCGGGACTGCGCGATCGAGCCCTCCTCGAGCTGCTCTACGGCTGCGGGCTGCGGGCCTCCGAGGTCGTCGGCCTGAAGCCGAGCGACCTCGACCTCCACGGGCAGTTCGTGGTCTGCCACGGGAAGGGATCCCGCCAGCGGCTCGTGCCGGTGGGGGGCGCGGCCCGCCGGGCCATTCAGGGCTACCTCGAGCGCGGGCGGCCCCGTCTCGTCCGCGGGGGGAACCCGGGCGCGCTCTTCCTGAACCACCGGGGGCGCCCGCTCTCGCGCCAGGGGCTGTGGGTCATCGTGCGGCGCCACGCCAGCCGGGTCGGGCTGCCGCAGGCGTTCCCCCATGCGCTGCGGCACTCCTTCGCGAGCCATCTGCTCCTGGGCGGCGCCGACCTCCGGTCGGTGCAGGCGCTGCTCGGCCACGCCGACATCGGGACGACCGAGATCTACACCCATCTGCCCACGGACGCGGTGCGCCAGATGTACCGCCGCTTCCACCCGCGCGCGGAGTGA
- the leuS gene encoding leucine--tRNA ligase, giving the protein MAAERKDHYPFQAIEAKWQRHWEDTGLFRVRAEPGRPKYYCLEMFPYPSGRIHMGHVRNYAIGDVVNRYKRMRGYNVLHPMGWDAFGLPAENAAIEHGVHPAVWTYENIATMKAQMKKLGIGYDWDREVATCDPEYYRWEQLIFIRMFERGLAYQKRGLVNWCPSCQTVLANEQVEAGRCWRCESEVIPQQVEGWYFRITAYAEELLEWCDRLPGWPERVLTMQRNWIGKSEGAEFDLAVVGRPDLAIRVFTTRPDTSFGMTYAVLAPEHPLVDALVTEPDERTAVAAFRGEVLRESEIERLATDRPKRGLQLRARAVNPFSGQEIPLFLADYVLMGYGTGAIMAVPGEDQRDWDFAEAYGLPIIETTARPADWTGEAYTGDGVKINSGFLDGLTVAEAKRKAIDWLTAKGIGEARVNYRLRDWGISRQRYWGAPIPIVYCPACGAVPEKPERLPVVLPRNVQITGKGGSPLADVPSFVNAPCPRCGGPGRRETDTMDTFVESSWYFLRYCSPQYASGMVDPAAAHYWMPVDQYIGGIEHAILHLLYARFYTKVLRDLGLFKVDEPFENLLTQGMVIKDGAKMSKSKGNVVDPDELIATYGADTARLFSLFAAPPEKDLDWSEQGVEGAFRFLNRLWRFVETHREALASPAERPAELSPAGRAFRRTIHETIQRVTDDIEDRFHFNTAISAVHELVNAIHAFAAESLDGMSQAERRALLREGAETMLRLLAPFAPHVIEELWAQLGHRGSVFREAWPTADRAALDKDAVLIVVQVDGRVRTRLAVPPGMAEETLKAQVLADAKIRAWLETRAVERVVVVPGRLVNIVTRSAA; this is encoded by the coding sequence TTGGCCGCGGAGCGAAAAGACCACTACCCCTTCCAGGCCATCGAGGCCAAGTGGCAGCGACACTGGGAAGACACCGGCCTCTTCCGGGTCCGGGCGGAGCCGGGACGGCCCAAGTACTACTGCCTGGAGATGTTCCCGTACCCTTCCGGCCGCATCCACATGGGCCACGTCCGTAACTACGCCATCGGCGACGTCGTCAACCGCTACAAGCGGATGCGCGGCTACAACGTGCTCCATCCCATGGGGTGGGACGCCTTCGGGCTCCCGGCCGAAAACGCCGCCATCGAGCACGGCGTGCACCCGGCCGTCTGGACCTACGAGAACATCGCCACGATGAAGGCCCAGATGAAAAAGCTCGGGATCGGCTACGACTGGGACCGCGAGGTCGCCACCTGCGATCCCGAGTACTACCGCTGGGAGCAGCTCATCTTCATCCGGATGTTCGAGCGCGGCCTCGCCTACCAGAAGCGCGGCTTGGTGAACTGGTGCCCCTCCTGCCAGACGGTCCTGGCCAACGAGCAGGTGGAGGCGGGGCGGTGCTGGCGCTGCGAGTCCGAGGTGATCCCCCAGCAGGTCGAGGGCTGGTACTTCCGCATCACGGCCTATGCCGAGGAGCTCCTCGAGTGGTGCGACCGGCTGCCGGGCTGGCCCGAGCGGGTCCTCACCATGCAGCGGAACTGGATCGGGAAGAGCGAGGGCGCCGAGTTCGACCTCGCCGTCGTGGGCCGCCCCGACCTCGCGATCCGCGTCTTCACGACTCGGCCCGACACCTCGTTCGGGATGACCTACGCGGTGCTGGCGCCGGAGCACCCGCTGGTGGATGCGCTGGTGACCGAGCCCGACGAGCGGACCGCGGTCGCGGCGTTCCGGGGCGAGGTCCTGCGGGAGAGCGAGATCGAGCGGCTCGCCACCGACCGCCCGAAGCGAGGCCTCCAGCTCCGGGCGCGGGCGGTGAACCCGTTCAGCGGGCAGGAGATTCCGCTCTTCCTGGCCGACTATGTCCTCATGGGCTACGGAACCGGGGCCATCATGGCGGTGCCGGGCGAAGATCAGCGCGACTGGGACTTCGCCGAGGCGTACGGGCTCCCGATCATCGAGACCACGGCGCGCCCGGCCGACTGGACCGGCGAGGCCTACACGGGGGACGGCGTCAAGATCAACTCGGGATTCCTCGACGGCCTGACCGTAGCCGAGGCGAAGCGCAAGGCGATCGACTGGCTCACGGCCAAGGGGATCGGGGAGGCCCGGGTCAACTACCGGCTCCGCGACTGGGGCATCAGCCGCCAGCGCTACTGGGGGGCGCCGATCCCCATCGTGTACTGCCCCGCCTGTGGCGCCGTGCCCGAGAAGCCCGAGCGCCTCCCGGTGGTGCTGCCCCGGAACGTCCAGATCACCGGGAAGGGCGGCTCGCCCCTGGCCGACGTGCCGTCGTTCGTCAACGCGCCCTGCCCCCGGTGCGGCGGTCCGGGCCGGCGCGAGACGGACACGATGGACACGTTCGTCGAGTCGTCGTGGTATTTCCTCCGCTACTGCTCGCCGCAGTACGCGAGCGGGATGGTCGACCCGGCGGCGGCCCATTACTGGATGCCGGTCGATCAGTACATCGGCGGGATCGAGCACGCGATCCTGCACCTCCTCTACGCCCGTTTCTACACGAAGGTCCTGCGCGATCTCGGCCTCTTCAAGGTCGACGAGCCGTTCGAGAACCTCCTCACCCAGGGCATGGTGATCAAGGACGGGGCCAAGATGTCGAAGTCGAAGGGCAACGTCGTCGACCCCGACGAGCTCATCGCCACCTACGGGGCGGACACCGCGCGGCTCTTCTCGCTCTTCGCGGCCCCGCCCGAGAAGGATCTCGACTGGAGTGAGCAGGGCGTGGAGGGGGCGTTCCGGTTTCTCAACCGGCTGTGGCGGTTCGTGGAGACTCACCGCGAGGCCCTCGCCTCGCCGGCCGAGCGGCCCGCGGAACTCTCGCCGGCCGGCCGGGCCTTCCGGCGGACGATCCACGAGACCATCCAGCGGGTGACCGACGACATCGAGGACCGGTTCCACTTCAACACCGCGATCAGCGCCGTCCACGAGCTGGTCAACGCGATCCACGCGTTCGCCGCCGAGTCGCTCGACGGGATGAGCCAGGCCGAGCGCCGGGCCCTCCTGCGCGAGGGCGCGGAGACGATGCTGCGGCTCCTGGCCCCCTTCGCGCCCCACGTCATCGAGGAGCTGTGGGCCCAGCTCGGCCATCGGGGGAGCGTCTTCCGGGAGGCCTGGCCCACGGCCGATCGCGCCGCGCTCGATAAGGACGCGGTCCTGATCGTCGTCCAGGTCGATGGCCGAGTCCGGACGCGACTGGCGGTGCCGCCGGGGATGGCGGAGGAGACGTTGAAGGCCCAGGTCCTCGCCGACGCGAAGATCCGGGCCTGGCTCGAGACGCGGGCGGTGGAGCGCGTCGTGGTGGTGCCCGGGCGGCTGGTGAACATCGTGACGCGGAGCGCCGCCTGA
- the lptE gene encoding LPS assembly lipoprotein LptE yields the protein MRRACRLSGAVAVVLALLGAGGCGYSLRSGGNLPSSIQTVHIPVLENKTREPGIEDFITQALTQAVVTAGRLKIAANAASADAVLEGSIIGYSLTSLSFDSSANVTRYRLQIALALTLRDRQKNEVIWRQDRIEERADFPVSGQVTVNLVREQDAVKRAAVDVSRAIVSLAFEGF from the coding sequence ATGCGTCGCGCCTGCCGGCTCTCGGGCGCGGTCGCCGTCGTGCTGGCCCTGCTCGGGGCCGGGGGGTGCGGGTACTCGCTCCGCTCGGGCGGCAACCTGCCCTCCAGCATCCAGACGGTGCACATCCCGGTCCTGGAGAACAAGACGCGGGAGCCGGGCATCGAGGACTTCATCACTCAGGCCCTCACCCAGGCGGTGGTGACCGCCGGCCGGCTCAAGATCGCCGCCAACGCGGCGAGTGCCGACGCGGTGCTGGAGGGGAGCATCATCGGGTATTCGCTCACCTCGCTCTCCTTCGACAGCTCGGCCAACGTGACCCGGTACCGGCTGCAGATCGCGCTCGCCCTGACTCTCCGCGACCGCCAGAAGAACGAGGTGATCTGGAGGCAGGACCGGATCGAGGAGCGCGCGGACTTTCCGGTCTCGGGCCAGGTCACCGTGAACCTCGTGCGGGAGCAGGATGCCGTCAAGCGCGCGGCGGTCGACGTGTCGCGGGCCATCGTGAGCCTGGCCTTCGAAGGGTTTTAA
- the holA gene encoding DNA polymerase III subunit delta, with protein MEAGPLLRDLAAGRIPRLLLLHGPEPLLIDEIVDRLAAAVLTDPASASWNREVLYADTATPDAVVAAGLALPLFGARRLVLIRGLADLGAKAVERLRVAIGGARAAAGGWPTEGTAVACLAPGVDRRSPVLRLLPESEQIEVRPPAGRAVVGWLRERARAAGLELTPPAGEALIALVGEDLSRLAGEIEKAAVFTGRDARVTEEVVRALAGESRVRQYWELTQALEGGERAAALRVLDQLLLAGEEPTALLGQIVGYVRDLWRVKAGLAERKDARQVARLLPRRRPEWAVERLMARAAGVRGDVLVGAVERCFDAERRLKSGGGEARALLTTLVADLAA; from the coding sequence CTGGAGGCGGGCCCCCTCCTCCGCGACCTCGCCGCCGGCCGGATCCCCCGCCTCCTGCTCCTCCACGGGCCCGAGCCGCTCCTGATCGACGAGATCGTGGACCGCCTGGCGGCGGCCGTGCTGACCGATCCCGCCTCCGCCTCCTGGAACCGCGAGGTCCTCTACGCCGACACGGCCACGCCGGATGCCGTCGTCGCGGCGGGGCTGGCCCTGCCGCTGTTCGGCGCGCGCCGGCTCGTCCTGATCCGCGGGCTCGCCGATCTCGGGGCCAAGGCCGTCGAGCGGCTGCGGGTGGCGATCGGCGGGGCGCGGGCCGCCGCGGGCGGCTGGCCGACCGAGGGTACGGCGGTCGCGTGCCTGGCTCCCGGTGTCGACCGCCGGAGTCCCGTCCTGCGGCTCCTTCCCGAGAGCGAGCAGATCGAGGTCCGCCCGCCGGCCGGGCGGGCGGTCGTCGGCTGGCTCCGCGAGCGGGCGCGGGCCGCCGGGCTCGAGCTCACGCCGCCGGCGGGCGAGGCGCTCATCGCCCTGGTGGGCGAGGACCTGAGCCGGCTCGCCGGGGAGATCGAGAAGGCCGCGGTCTTCACGGGGCGGGACGCCCGAGTGACGGAGGAGGTCGTGCGGGCGCTGGCCGGCGAGAGCCGCGTGCGGCAGTACTGGGAGCTGACCCAGGCGCTCGAGGGGGGCGAGCGCGCGGCTGCGCTGCGGGTCCTGGACCAGCTTCTCCTGGCGGGCGAGGAGCCCACGGCGCTCCTCGGGCAGATCGTCGGCTACGTGCGCGACCTCTGGCGCGTGAAAGCCGGGCTCGCCGAACGGAAAGATGCCCGCCAGGTCGCGCGTCTCCTGCCGCGGCGCCGGCCCGAGTGGGCGGTGGAGCGGCTCATGGCGCGGGCGGCCGGCGTCCGCGGCGACGTGCTGGTGGGGGCGGTGGAGCGTTGCTTCGACGCCGAGCGGCGGCTCAAGTCGGGCGGGGGGGAGGCGCGGGCGCTGCTGACGACCTTGGTGGCCGACCTCGCCGCGTGA